The following are encoded in a window of Brevibacillus ruminantium genomic DNA:
- the motB gene encoding flagellar motor protein MotB, whose protein sequence is MAKRSKRHGNHEEHMDESWLIPYADLLTLLLALFIVLFASSKMDAKKFDQMVRSFDVALNGGIGIFNQPSPVPLDPSLPQQTLHMGKTDDDRDKSEEEKKLEEAVHKETEDLKKLQKRLEDYIQENDLGDKLQTQLTEEGLLITILDNALFDSGKADMKPEARKLAKEMAAMLVPHPKKVTVTGHTDNVPIHRADFPSNWDLSVKRSVNFLKVLLENGGLDPAKFSATGMGEYHPVASNDTPEGRAKNRRVEVAILRDLASPPKSTPPAPANP, encoded by the coding sequence ATGGCTAAACGTTCAAAACGTCATGGCAATCACGAAGAGCATATGGATGAGTCCTGGCTGATTCCGTATGCGGACTTGCTTACGCTTTTGCTCGCACTCTTTATTGTGTTGTTTGCCTCCAGCAAGATGGATGCGAAGAAATTCGACCAGATGGTCCGCTCCTTTGACGTGGCGCTGAACGGCGGGATTGGGATATTCAATCAGCCGAGCCCTGTGCCTCTGGACCCTTCTCTGCCGCAGCAAACGCTGCATATGGGAAAAACCGATGATGATCGGGATAAATCAGAAGAGGAAAAGAAGCTGGAAGAGGCCGTCCACAAAGAAACGGAAGACCTGAAAAAGCTGCAAAAACGCCTGGAGGATTACATTCAGGAGAACGATCTGGGCGACAAGCTGCAAACGCAGTTGACCGAAGAAGGCCTGTTGATCACGATTCTCGACAATGCCTTGTTTGATTCAGGAAAGGCCGACATGAAACCGGAGGCACGCAAGCTGGCTAAAGAAATGGCAGCAATGCTGGTCCCTCATCCCAAAAAGGTAACGGTGACCGGGCATACGGACAACGTACCGATCCACCGCGCTGATTTCCCGTCTAACTGGGACTTGAGTGTCAAGCGCTCCGTCAATTTCCTGAAGGTGCTGCTGGAAAACGGAGGTCTGGACCCGGCTAAATTTAGTGCAACGGGCATGGGAGAGTACCATCCGGTCGCTTCCAACGATACACCGGAGGGAAGAGCGAAAAACAGACGGGTTGAGGTAGCGATCCTGCGCGACCTGGCGTCACCGCCAAAGAGCACTCCACCTGCACCCGCCAATCCATAG
- a CDS encoding IucA/IucC family C-terminal-domain containing protein, with protein MMEPDWNVAELEQKFRISFAEVAEAPLVFAAEGLLRKETSLMFLRQVGEHIGSPNSLVTASVFFKRLLALISGGLYAMSHHSVRLNLGLSNVTLTGAKNWNIPRFVLRDCAMTRSGENREEWREQVVRELFAGTVQPLVTALSTATGVQVHILWSHAAYLVHFYYRSWQESAPTAALQRQIADDFHYLTKGADPSVFGWTKGRPFDTAYSVIPHPTRPEESIQIRRQCCYQYRLEGGRCCYTCPLLNETERTGQIRAHGS; from the coding sequence ATGATGGAACCGGATTGGAACGTGGCTGAACTGGAGCAGAAATTCCGCATCTCGTTTGCCGAAGTGGCGGAAGCCCCGCTCGTCTTCGCGGCTGAAGGCCTGCTCCGAAAAGAGACGAGCCTGATGTTTCTGCGTCAGGTCGGGGAGCATATCGGCTCGCCCAACAGTCTGGTAACAGCCTCTGTCTTTTTCAAGCGTCTTCTTGCGCTAATTTCCGGCGGACTTTATGCGATGTCCCATCATTCCGTTCGCCTCAACCTTGGCCTCTCCAATGTGACTCTGACAGGAGCAAAAAACTGGAACATCCCGCGATTTGTTCTGCGAGACTGTGCGATGACAAGATCCGGAGAAAACCGGGAAGAGTGGCGCGAGCAGGTCGTTCGTGAGCTGTTCGCCGGAACGGTCCAGCCCTTGGTGACAGCGCTCTCTACAGCGACGGGGGTACAAGTCCATATTCTTTGGTCTCATGCCGCTTATCTGGTGCATTTCTACTATCGTAGCTGGCAGGAATCAGCTCCGACCGCCGCGCTCCAAAGACAGATCGCTGATGACTTTCACTATTTGACCAAAGGCGCTGACCCCTCCGTATTCGGCTGGACAAAAGGCAGACCCTTTGACACCGCCTATTCAGTCATTCCTCATCCAACCAGGCCGGAAGAATCGATCCAGATTCGCCGCCAGTGTTGTTATCAATATCGGCTGGAGGGCGGACGCTGCTGCTATACTTGTCCGCTTCTCAACGAAACCGAGCGGACCGGGCAGATTCGTGCGCATGGTTCTTAG
- the solA gene encoding N-methyl-L-tryptophan oxidase: MKKYEVIIIGAGSMGMAAGYYLAKQGVSCLMIDACDPPHQMGSHHGDTRIIRYAYGEGELYVPLTLRARQLWHELEEETGRRLFVQTGVLNAGPSDSSFVQKVRQSAERYSLPMEVLTAANVSQRWPGISLPDDYYGCFEPTSGVLYSEECIRAYRQQALKHGAELLVNERVQEIRAASEGAVVVTQNDTYACDKLLVSAGAWNPDLLSSLGLSLPLAPTRKTVSWFEADEELYQAGRFPAFIFDLPEASYYGFPSFDGAGVKIGKHDGGQPVHPDTLDRTFGTYPTDESETRSFLERFMPQAAGPLRQGRVCLYTFTPDENFIIDKHPKYPHITIAAGFSGHGFKFSSVVGEAVSQLLTNGTSVHDLSAFSVNRWDSEGA, from the coding sequence GTGAAAAAGTACGAAGTGATTATCATCGGGGCGGGCTCGATGGGGATGGCAGCCGGGTATTATCTGGCGAAGCAGGGTGTGTCTTGCTTGATGATTGACGCTTGCGACCCGCCGCATCAAATGGGCAGCCATCATGGCGACACGCGGATTATCCGCTACGCATACGGGGAAGGCGAGCTGTACGTGCCCCTCACCCTGCGGGCCAGGCAATTGTGGCATGAGCTTGAGGAAGAGACGGGAAGACGTCTGTTTGTCCAGACAGGTGTCTTGAACGCTGGGCCCAGCGACTCCTCCTTTGTTCAGAAAGTTCGGCAAAGTGCAGAGCGATACTCGCTTCCGATGGAGGTGCTGACTGCTGCAAATGTGAGTCAGCGTTGGCCCGGCATCAGTCTACCGGATGATTACTACGGGTGCTTTGAGCCGACATCAGGCGTTCTGTACAGCGAGGAATGCATCAGGGCCTACCGGCAGCAGGCATTAAAGCACGGAGCCGAGCTGTTGGTCAATGAGCGCGTTCAGGAAATCAGGGCAGCTTCAGAAGGTGCCGTGGTCGTCACGCAGAATGATACCTATGCTTGCGACAAGCTGTTGGTCAGTGCGGGAGCCTGGAACCCTGATCTGCTGTCTTCACTCGGTCTTTCGCTGCCGCTGGCACCTACACGCAAAACCGTTTCCTGGTTTGAGGCGGACGAGGAGCTCTATCAAGCGGGCCGCTTTCCCGCGTTTATCTTTGATTTGCCCGAAGCCAGCTACTACGGCTTCCCCAGCTTTGACGGAGCCGGTGTAAAAATCGGGAAGCATGACGGCGGCCAGCCGGTTCATCCCGATACCCTCGATCGAACATTTGGCACCTATCCAACTGATGAGTCGGAAACCCGTTCCTTTCTGGAAAGATTCATGCCGCAGGCAGCCGGTCCGCTGCGACAAGGAAGGGTATGCCTCTACACGTTTACGCCAGATGAGAACTTCATCATTGACAAGCATCCAAAGTACCCGCATATCACGATTGCCGCAGGGTTTTCCGGGCATGGCTTCAAGTTTTCCAGTGTCGTCGGGGAAGCCGTGAGTCAACTGCTGACAAACGGCACCTCTGTACACGACTTGTCCGCGTTTTCTGTCAATCGTTGGGATTCAGAAGGGGCATGA
- the motA gene encoding flagellar motor stator protein MotA — protein sequence MEKSTLIGIVLGIVAVVVGMVLKHASPMALLNPAAFMIIIVGTVAALFNAFPLGEIKRIPALFKILFTEQKLPSKRELIDQFMNWASIARREGLLALENTSDEIEDPFLKNGMKMIIDGGEPEFVRDVLNEEIYAIEERHQAGALIFSQAGSYAPTLGVLGAVVGLIAALGNLSDIDVLGVSIAAAFVATLLGIFTGYVLWHPFATKLKRKSKLEIEIKKIMVEGLLSIQAGVSPAAIEQKLLVYIPSQDRVVAKEEKKEEEAAVNG from the coding sequence ATGGAAAAATCGACCTTGATCGGTATTGTCTTAGGTATTGTTGCAGTTGTTGTCGGGATGGTGCTAAAGCATGCCAGCCCGATGGCCTTGCTTAACCCCGCAGCCTTCATGATCATTATTGTTGGTACGGTGGCGGCACTTTTCAACGCATTTCCCTTGGGGGAAATCAAACGAATTCCAGCTCTCTTCAAAATTTTGTTTACCGAACAAAAATTGCCGTCAAAACGGGAGCTGATTGATCAGTTTATGAACTGGGCATCGATTGCTCGTCGTGAAGGCCTCTTGGCTCTGGAAAACACGTCTGATGAGATCGAAGACCCTTTCCTCAAAAACGGCATGAAGATGATTATCGACGGCGGCGAGCCGGAGTTTGTCCGCGACGTATTGAATGAAGAAATCTATGCGATCGAGGAGCGGCACCAGGCAGGCGCTCTCATCTTCAGCCAGGCGGGAAGCTACGCACCTACGCTTGGGGTACTGGGTGCGGTAGTCGGCTTGATTGCCGCTCTGGGAAATCTGAGCGATATTGATGTGCTCGGGGTATCGATTGCGGCGGCCTTCGTCGCCACCTTGCTCGGTATTTTCACCGGGTACGTGCTGTGGCATCCATTTGCCACCAAGCTGAAGCGCAAGTCCAAGCTGGAGATCGAGATCAAAAAAATCATGGTAGAAGGTCTGCTTTCGATTCAGGCGGGCGTATCGCCGGCGGCAATCGAGCAAAAACTCCTCGTTTATATTCCTTCGCAGGATCGAGTCGTGGCGAAGGAGGAGAAGAAGGAGGAGGAGGCCGCAGTAAATGGCTAA
- a CDS encoding CidA/LrgA family protein yields the protein MKKWLTAFPQLMILIAFTWLGKGTAALFQLHIPGSLIGLGLLFLALQSGLIKLKWVEAGAALLLSEMILFFIPSIAGIVQYPWLLGIKGLLVLTVVFGATTLVMISTGVLAQRLFRWSGVSEQRDSVENW from the coding sequence ATGAAAAAATGGCTGACGGCTTTTCCGCAATTGATGATTCTCATTGCGTTTACATGGCTGGGAAAGGGAACAGCGGCCTTATTCCAGCTCCATATACCAGGCAGTCTGATCGGACTGGGACTGCTGTTTTTGGCTCTACAATCAGGCTTGATCAAGCTCAAATGGGTGGAGGCAGGGGCAGCGCTTTTGCTGTCAGAAATGATCCTGTTCTTCATCCCGTCGATTGCTGGCATCGTTCAGTATCCATGGCTGCTGGGCATCAAAGGACTGCTGGTTTTGACCGTCGTGTTCGGGGCGACGACATTGGTGATGATTTCGACAGGGGTACTGGCGCAGCGCCTGTTCCGTTGGAGCGGGGTGAGTGAGCAGCGTGACTCTGTGGAAAATTGGTAG
- a CDS encoding ZIP family metal transporter, giving the protein MEQLMMGSLLSALATGIGALPILFFRQVSHHWRDILLAFTAGIMMAASTFSLIPQAMKQDSLIIVCLGVMTGTVLLTLLESVIPHIDLEHTRVNISMDTQSILILSAITLHNIPEGLSVGVSYSSEQGGLGGLIAFAIGLQNVPEGFLVALFLINQRVSRWKAFLLATLTGSVEIVAAIVGFYLTSVVEGLVPYGLSFAAGAMLFIVYKELIPESHGDGHERSATFSFIIGLLVMICLITWFA; this is encoded by the coding sequence TTGGAACAACTCATGATGGGCAGTCTGTTGTCAGCATTGGCAACGGGGATCGGAGCCCTTCCGATTCTTTTTTTCAGGCAGGTTTCGCATCACTGGCGAGACATCCTCCTGGCCTTTACAGCCGGCATTATGATGGCGGCCAGCACCTTCAGTCTCATCCCGCAGGCGATGAAACAGGACAGCCTGATTATTGTTTGTCTGGGTGTCATGACCGGCACTGTGCTGCTGACTCTTCTCGAAAGCGTCATTCCGCACATCGACCTGGAACACACGCGGGTCAATATCTCAATGGATACGCAGTCGATACTGATTTTATCGGCCATTACGCTGCATAACATTCCGGAAGGACTTTCTGTCGGCGTCAGCTATTCGTCCGAGCAAGGCGGTCTGGGCGGACTGATTGCGTTTGCCATCGGGTTGCAAAATGTCCCGGAGGGTTTCCTCGTCGCCTTGTTTTTGATCAATCAACGGGTCAGCCGCTGGAAAGCCTTTTTGTTGGCTACGCTGACCGGCTCTGTTGAGATTGTCGCGGCTATTGTCGGGTTTTATCTGACCTCTGTCGTGGAAGGACTCGTGCCTTACGGGCTTTCTTTTGCGGCTGGAGCGATGCTGTTTATTGTGTACAAAGAGCTGATTCCCGAGAGCCACGGAGACGGTCATGAACGCTCCGCCACCTTTTCCTTTATCATCGGTCTGCTCGTCATGATCTGCTTGATTACGTGGTTTGCTTAA
- a CDS encoding methyl-accepting chemotaxis protein, whose translation MKMTIGKKLIGAFSTLLVIMVISGSMAVYKMEELNNKVSEFTNGWLPGLEAVLEINTDLQTIYAYDQSLYSTVDHTEKEKIIKQIEESFASIDQKVVNYERTIHSEEERQIFLSLKQTLAEYKTFNSMVIQSGKRVDVSKIATEQDLKQLQELKVQANTLFAERQQYVDQLINLNREASYQATQDSYRIYATGMRDTLILLAISLVGGITLAVMLTRNIRTPLTRLVDNVKEVASGNLRVEPLVIKNRDELASLTDSFNEMTSSLQQVIRQVSTTSEQVAASAEELTASAEQTSRATEQIAGVVQEVAAGTDRQVKSVDEGAKIVGEMTASIQQIAINAQGVSQTAIQVAEIAGEGNQAIQAAVRQMSAIHDSIRELAGAVEGLGTHSQAIGQIIEVITGIADQTNLLALNAAIEAARAGEHGRGFAVVADEVRKLAEQSSQSAAQIAQLINTIQSETKRAVASMDAGNREVESGIAVVHQAGETFGQIQYAITNVTEQIQDVSAAVQQVSAHTDQVVDVIRLISEVSDVAADGTQNVSAATEEQLASMEEIASSATALSKLAEELQVTVSMFKV comes from the coding sequence ATGAAAATGACGATTGGAAAAAAGTTGATAGGGGCCTTTTCAACCTTGCTCGTCATCATGGTTATTTCCGGATCAATGGCAGTCTACAAGATGGAAGAGCTGAATAACAAGGTATCGGAATTCACGAATGGGTGGCTTCCGGGGCTGGAAGCGGTCCTGGAAATAAACACAGATTTGCAAACCATCTACGCCTATGATCAGAGTCTCTACTCCACAGTGGATCACACGGAGAAAGAGAAAATAATCAAACAGATTGAAGAAAGTTTTGCAAGTATTGACCAAAAGGTTGTCAACTATGAGCGGACTATACATAGCGAAGAGGAACGCCAAATTTTTTTGAGTCTGAAGCAGACGCTCGCCGAATACAAAACATTTAATAGCATGGTCATCCAGTCCGGCAAAAGAGTGGATGTGTCCAAGATAGCGACAGAGCAAGACCTGAAGCAACTGCAGGAGCTGAAAGTACAGGCCAACACTCTGTTTGCCGAGCGCCAGCAATACGTAGACCAATTGATCAATCTGAACAGAGAAGCGAGCTATCAGGCAACACAGGACAGCTATCGCATTTATGCGACAGGGATGCGCGATACCTTGATTCTGCTGGCCATCTCGCTTGTGGGCGGTATTACTCTGGCCGTCATGCTGACCCGCAATATCCGTACGCCGCTGACGCGTTTGGTTGATAACGTCAAGGAAGTGGCTTCAGGCAATCTGCGCGTAGAGCCGCTCGTCATCAAAAATCGTGATGAACTGGCCAGCCTGACTGATTCTTTCAACGAAATGACGAGCAGTCTCCAGCAGGTGATCCGTCAGGTGAGCACCACTTCGGAACAGGTGGCTGCATCTGCGGAAGAGCTGACCGCCAGTGCAGAGCAGACCAGCAGGGCAACCGAACAGATCGCTGGCGTCGTCCAGGAAGTAGCGGCAGGGACAGATCGTCAGGTAAAAAGTGTGGATGAAGGGGCAAAGATTGTCGGGGAGATGACTGCCAGCATCCAGCAGATCGCGATCAATGCACAAGGCGTTTCGCAAACAGCTATCCAGGTAGCTGAAATCGCAGGGGAAGGCAACCAGGCGATTCAGGCAGCCGTGCGCCAGATGAGCGCCATCCATGATTCTATCCGCGAGTTGGCGGGAGCGGTAGAGGGGCTCGGCACGCATTCTCAGGCAATTGGCCAGATTATCGAGGTCATCACAGGGATCGCCGATCAGACCAATCTGCTCGCCTTGAATGCGGCGATTGAAGCTGCCCGTGCCGGAGAGCATGGACGAGGGTTTGCAGTGGTAGCAGACGAGGTGCGTAAGCTGGCGGAGCAGTCGTCACAATCGGCGGCGCAAATCGCCCAATTGATCAATACCATCCAGTCGGAGACGAAACGGGCAGTCGCCTCGATGGATGCGGGAAATCGGGAGGTAGAGTCGGGAATTGCTGTCGTCCACCAAGCAGGGGAAACCTTTGGACAGATTCAGTATGCCATTACAAATGTGACAGAACAGATTCAGGATGTCTCTGCTGCCGTTCAACAGGTTTCCGCCCATACAGATCAGGTCGTGGATGTGATTCGCCTGATCTCGGAGGTCTCTGATGTGGCGGCAGACGGAACGCAAAATGTCTCTGCGGCGACAGAGGAGCAGTTGGCTTCAATGGAGGAGATCGCTTCATCGGCAACCGCTTTGTCCAAGCTGGCAGAGGAGCTTCAGGTGACGGTCTCGATGTTTAAAGTATAA
- a CDS encoding LrgB family protein, giving the protein MSSVTLWKIGSIAGTIALYWGAKWVNAKKPGLLFSPAILAPLGIALIVVLFGLPFEPYKEATSIFSSMLDVVTVTFAIPLYRNWPILAANWRMIIGSLALGSLSSILAGVVGTYFLGLGSEAAISMIPRSITMPVAINLSQALGGIPELTAAFVMLTSFVGVFLAPKLIKTMRLKHPLAIGLMYGMGAHVLGMVKAFERGDLEGSSATLAVIAGAMMTVVWAYVFFPAVQSWLK; this is encoded by the coding sequence GTGAGCAGCGTGACTCTGTGGAAAATTGGTAGTATTGCAGGAACGATCGCGCTGTACTGGGGAGCCAAATGGGTGAACGCCAAAAAGCCAGGGCTGCTTTTCTCCCCGGCGATCCTGGCTCCGCTGGGAATCGCGCTGATTGTTGTGCTCTTCGGGCTTCCCTTTGAACCGTACAAAGAAGCGACCTCGATTTTTTCCAGCATGCTCGATGTCGTGACCGTCACCTTTGCGATTCCGCTTTACCGGAACTGGCCGATCCTGGCTGCGAACTGGCGGATGATTATCGGCAGTCTGGCGCTTGGTTCCTTATCGTCGATCCTGGCCGGGGTAGTCGGCACGTATTTCCTCGGTCTCGGCAGCGAAGCGGCGATCAGCATGATCCCCCGCTCGATCACCATGCCGGTGGCGATCAATCTGTCGCAGGCACTGGGCGGCATCCCGGAGCTGACCGCCGCGTTTGTGATGCTGACCAGTTTTGTCGGTGTCTTTTTGGCGCCAAAGCTCATCAAAACCATGCGCCTGAAGCATCCGCTCGCGATTGGGCTGATGTACGGAATGGGAGCGCATGTGCTGGGAATGGTAAAAGCATTTGAACGCGGCGATCTGGAGGGAAGCTCGGCGACGCTTGCCGTCATTGCCGGAGCTATGATGACCGTCGTCTGGGCCTATGTCTTTTTCCCGGCCGTTCAATCGTGGTTGAAGTAA
- a CDS encoding protein-glutamine gamma-glutamyltransferase: protein MIRIAGMPADPASLASQWQLNGVQREIVERMARSEEVFAYPNPDLLSYELRLRNQIVISAQQLHRSGLAFANFDETRCNGRYWMRTDFGGCQQRPDVPSSTAIENIFLNGRAYAFECATAMVIILYHAVLQTNGNSSFDQLFQGLLLYDWRYDQNLRLTTAPTSTFLPGDILYFDNPDYRLDQPEWQGENAVFLGNGLYYGHGIGINSAEGMIRSLNGKRRPGATRSAYLLDQATRPGFDYLARFEGTPTMRLADAGEASAEGKIRAEIGSLVWER, encoded by the coding sequence ATGATCAGGATCGCAGGAATGCCAGCCGACCCGGCGTCATTGGCCAGTCAGTGGCAACTAAACGGCGTTCAGCGGGAAATTGTGGAGAGAATGGCTCGTTCCGAGGAAGTCTTTGCGTATCCCAATCCTGATTTGCTGAGCTATGAACTGAGGCTCCGCAATCAGATTGTCATATCGGCTCAGCAACTGCATCGCAGCGGATTGGCTTTTGCCAACTTCGATGAGACGAGATGCAACGGGAGGTATTGGATGCGTACGGACTTTGGCGGATGTCAGCAACGTCCGGACGTACCTTCTTCCACTGCCATTGAGAATATCTTTCTGAATGGACGCGCTTATGCGTTCGAGTGTGCAACCGCGATGGTGATCATTCTCTATCATGCGGTGCTCCAGACGAATGGCAATTCCAGTTTTGATCAGCTTTTTCAAGGGCTCCTGCTGTATGACTGGAGATACGATCAGAATCTTCGTTTGACCACGGCTCCCACCAGCACGTTTTTGCCGGGAGATATCCTCTATTTTGACAACCCGGACTATCGGCTCGACCAGCCGGAGTGGCAGGGGGAGAATGCCGTTTTTCTGGGAAATGGCCTCTACTATGGACATGGAATCGGGATCAACAGTGCCGAAGGAATGATCCGCAGCCTCAATGGCAAGCGCCGTCCGGGAGCGACGCGATCCGCCTATTTGCTCGACCAGGCGACCCGTCCCGGCTTTGATTACCTGGCCCGTTTTGAAGGAACGCCGACCATGCGGCTGGCGGACGCGGGGGAAGCGAGTGCGGAGGGGAAAATCAGGGCCGAGATCGGCTCGCTCGTATGGGAGAGATAA
- a CDS encoding YcdB/YcdC domain-containing protein — MMHHGKYSKKNVITLCLASILATTPLWAIGETVNANTIVSTNEKTGTKVTKIPTSLRAGVPLAEAQLSQPVKQMLEKLYNLFPKLKSATETSVNLDYEKVYDIQFQGGQDPGKWGMYVNIDHDSGTLLSVGWLSSAQTAGEEKEPSEAVAKAKAEAFLRDLLGTSFSQYRLDESRMMGGKSYRALRYDRYVNNIKVAEDGYELKIDGDGNVIYLQKDYHIGSNMDIAAFAAPADVLTKKEVEASLAKYLSLEYSPSGTKGTYDLIYPNHSIVYLDAKSGQEVKTVKTFGKKLSPAIPVKPGGKKVMAKTAEEAVAALAEFGVQAKGAVLTKRAAGEPGRPGEIIYEARVDGRYLRVTTAEDGRVVGFRAQPLSQPGESKLSKTEMQEKALAFLQPYLDSGVNELMKEEWEQWVPPGVILDDGGVSEGRTIIFTRSHQGIPIQNQRYQVSVDPVTGGITEMSITAIDGTGKFADVSKAISPETAAAVFTKQKQFDLQYVYPVVNGRVQEQPVLVYGPREPEVFHGVIDALSGTWTEGRNTSIAPFSR, encoded by the coding sequence ATGATGCATCATGGAAAGTATTCTAAGAAAAACGTGATTACGCTGTGTCTCGCGAGTATTCTGGCGACGACACCGCTCTGGGCGATTGGAGAAACGGTGAACGCAAACACAATCGTAAGCACAAACGAAAAGACAGGAACAAAAGTGACAAAAATACCAACCTCACTGAGAGCGGGAGTGCCTCTGGCGGAAGCGCAGCTAAGCCAGCCGGTCAAACAGATGCTGGAAAAACTGTATAACCTCTTTCCAAAACTAAAGTCAGCAACCGAGACGAGTGTCAACCTCGATTATGAGAAAGTGTACGATATCCAATTCCAGGGCGGTCAGGACCCAGGAAAATGGGGGATGTACGTAAATATCGACCACGATAGCGGTACGCTGCTTTCTGTGGGCTGGCTATCTTCCGCACAAACCGCTGGCGAAGAGAAGGAACCGTCCGAAGCCGTGGCCAAGGCAAAGGCGGAAGCGTTTTTGCGTGACTTGCTGGGCACCTCCTTTTCCCAATATCGGCTGGACGAGTCGCGCATGATGGGCGGGAAGAGCTATCGTGCGTTGAGATATGATCGGTACGTGAACAATATCAAGGTAGCAGAGGATGGATACGAGCTGAAAATCGACGGGGACGGAAACGTGATTTATCTGCAAAAGGATTACCACATCGGGAGCAATATGGACATCGCAGCTTTTGCCGCCCCAGCAGATGTGTTGACGAAAAAGGAAGTGGAGGCCAGCCTTGCCAAATACCTGAGCCTCGAGTACAGTCCGAGCGGAACAAAAGGCACGTACGACTTGATCTATCCCAATCACTCGATTGTGTATCTGGATGCCAAGAGTGGGCAGGAAGTAAAAACGGTCAAAACCTTCGGCAAAAAGCTCTCTCCCGCGATCCCGGTCAAGCCAGGGGGCAAAAAAGTGATGGCGAAAACGGCCGAGGAAGCCGTCGCGGCGTTAGCCGAGTTTGGTGTACAGGCGAAGGGAGCCGTGCTCACGAAAAGAGCCGCTGGGGAGCCGGGCCGTCCAGGCGAGATCATCTACGAAGCAAGGGTAGACGGAAGGTATTTGCGAGTGACAACGGCCGAAGATGGACGGGTTGTAGGCTTTCGGGCACAGCCCCTCTCGCAGCCGGGGGAAAGTAAGCTGTCGAAGACAGAGATGCAAGAAAAAGCGCTGGCGTTTTTGCAACCCTATTTAGACAGCGGCGTGAACGAGCTGATGAAGGAAGAGTGGGAACAGTGGGTGCCGCCGGGAGTGATTTTGGATGACGGTGGAGTGAGCGAAGGACGTACCATCATCTTCACCCGCTCGCACCAGGGGATACCGATCCAAAACCAGCGCTACCAAGTCTCGGTTGATCCTGTAACAGGCGGCATCACTGAGATGAGCATAACGGCCATAGACGGCACAGGGAAGTTTGCCGATGTAAGCAAGGCGATTTCTCCGGAAACGGCTGCCGCTGTATTTACCAAACAAAAACAGTTTGACCTGCAATACGTCTACCCAGTTGTAAATGGCCGCGTGCAAGAACAGCCTGTACTCGTTTACGGCCCTCGGGAACCAGAGGTATTTCACGGGGTGATTGATGCCTTGAGTGGGACGTGGACGGAGGGACGCAATACAAGTATTGCTCCTTTCTCAAGATAA
- a CDS encoding RNA polymerase sigma factor — translation MITEIDDEERRRLLCETYYRDVYEFMIYFTGNRNNAEDLTQEVFLRALDALRRYEERSSMKTWILTIAKYVAIDHARKKRIRSWFELDMLKGITSSLGSPEKELQVKEERQQLIAAMQKLKPKYRNVVIFRGLKEYSIKETAEILGCSEAKVRVDYHRAVKELKGYLKGYMEGAWARGLSR, via the coding sequence TTGATTACAGAGATAGATGATGAAGAAAGACGCAGGCTGCTTTGTGAAACGTATTATCGAGATGTTTATGAATTTATGATATATTTTACCGGCAACCGCAACAATGCGGAGGATTTGACCCAGGAGGTTTTTTTGAGGGCGCTGGATGCGCTTAGGCGTTATGAGGAGCGCTCCAGCATGAAAACGTGGATCCTGACCATAGCGAAGTACGTCGCAATCGATCATGCCCGGAAAAAGAGGATTCGCTCATGGTTTGAATTAGATATGCTCAAGGGCATCACATCCAGCCTTGGATCCCCCGAAAAGGAATTGCAGGTGAAGGAAGAGCGGCAGCAACTGATAGCGGCGATGCAGAAATTAAAACCCAAGTACCGCAACGTAGTGATTTTTCGCGGTTTGAAGGAGTACAGCATCAAGGAAACAGCAGAAATCCTGGGTTGCAGTGAAGCCAAAGTGCGAGTCGATTATCATCGTGCAGTCAAAGAACTGAAAGGGTATTTGAAAGGCTATATGGAGGGAGCGTGGGCACGTGGACTCTCAAGATGA